Proteins from one Bacteroidota bacterium genomic window:
- a CDS encoding YdeI/OmpD-associated family protein has translation DPDPDHVELGEELEEVLAMDEEAAARFYSFTPGKRRGLAHHVNSAKREATRIKRALEIAHKVRTYTLYDDLQRRAKDD, from the coding sequence GATCCTGATCCGGATCATGTGGAACTGGGGGAAGAACTGGAAGAAGTGCTGGCGATGGACGAAGAGGCTGCTGCTCGCTTTTATTCGTTCACTCCGGGCAAACGCCGCGGACTCGCGCACCACGTAAACAGTGCAAAACGAGAGGCAACGCGGATTAAACGCGCACTGGAAATTGCCCATAAAGTTAGAACCTATACGCTGTACGACGACTTACAGCGCCGTGCAAAAGACGATTGA